In Acidimicrobiales bacterium, one DNA window encodes the following:
- a CDS encoding PqqD family protein has product MATDPLYRRSGDVLWRSTPTGLWLRPLGGETLTVAAPGDAVWVLLEEPATLDDLVRALADHFGEQVERIRGDVETLLADLVARGVVRVDP; this is encoded by the coding sequence ATGGCGACCGACCCGTTGTACCGCAGAAGTGGTGACGTGCTGTGGCGGTCGACGCCAACGGGGTTGTGGCTCCGGCCCCTCGGGGGCGAGACACTCACCGTCGCCGCGCCCGGCGACGCCGTGTGGGTCCTCCTGGAGGAACCGGCCACCCTCGACGATCTCGTCAGAGCGCTTGCCGATCACTTCGGCGAACAGGTGGAACGCATCCGCGGCGATGTGGAGACGCTGCTAGCGGATCTCGTGGCACGGGGCGTGGTCCGCGTCGACCCGTGA